A region of the Streptomyces durocortorensis genome:
CCACCGTGACCTTCGTGCCCGCCTTGGCCAACTGGCTCTCGGCCACGTCCAGCCGGAAGGTCACGACGCGCTCGGAGCCGGTCGTGACGAGGACCGGGGCGCCCGGCTGGGCCTGCTCGCCGGCCCCTGCCTCGACGCTCTTGATCCGGACCTTCCCCGCCGCGAACGCGATGTCCTGCGGCCCCACCTTCCCGGTCCGCTTCGCGTCGTGGGACTTCTGCCAGCGCTTGACGGCCGCCGCCGTCAGCTCGGTGTACTCGTCGTCCGGAGTGAAGCCCGTGTAGCCGAGCTCCGCGAGATTGCGCTCCAACTGCTCCACGTCCCGGCCCTTGTCGCCCGGCTTCAGCGTCCGGTACATGGGCCCGGAGCCGTACATCAGGCGGACCGGACGGCCGTCGACCTCGTACAGCCGCTCGTTCCGCCGCACGGTCGAGCCGGTGCGCGGCGTCCAGGTCATGGTTCCCGCCGCGCCCGCGTTGACCTTGCGCTCCCTGTCGTAGCCGAGCATGCCGTCCGCCTGCGCGCTGTCGCGCAGATCGCCGCGCTCGACCGGTGCCGTGGCCGGGGGCAGCCCGGTGTTCCTCGCCCCTCCGTCGCCCTCCTCGCCGGAGCCGAGCCGGGTGAGCGCGAGCGAACCCGCCGCCACGGCGAGCACCACCACCGCTGCCGCCGCGGCCCGTCCCCGCCTCATCGGCCGACGCTTTCGCACGCCTTGTTGGCCTTCTCGAACTTCTTCATGTCCTTCGGCTTCATCGCGGGCGCCGCCTGCATCGCCCCGCCGTCGAACTTCGGGTCGGGCATGTCGAAGCCGTTCTTGCGCATGCACCGGGCGAAGGCGACCATCTTGTCCTTCTCCGCCTGGGTCAGCTCCTTGGGACCGCCGCCGACCGCCTTGTCCTGGCAGGCCTTGAACGCCTTCTCCATCTCCTTCTTGCTCAGGGAACCGCCGTCGATGGTGATGCCCATGCCGTCCTGGCCCGGCTTCGGCTCGGGAATGTCCAGGCCCTGGTCACGCAGGCACTTGCGGTGCTCCAGCGCCTGGTCCTCCTTCGTCTTCTTCGAGGAGGAAACCGATCCACCGTCCTTGGTGCCGCCGCCGTCCGAGCAGCCGGCCGCCGTCAGGGCGACGGCCGCGGCGGCCAGAGCGGCGGCGGTCCGGTGGAGAAGGGTGCGGGGAATGGGGCGGGAATGGGGCGTGGTGATCGTCATCGCTGCGGGGCTCCTCGTCCGTTGCTGACAGGCCGGGTACGAACAGCCCGAGCGTGCGCGAGGACGCGGTTTCGTTTCTCTCAGCGCCGATGCTTACACCGGCGAAACATCGCTTTCGGGTACACAGGGCCCATGCGTGTGCTGGTGGTGGAGGACGAGGAGTTCCTGGCGGAGATGATCGCCGAGGGGCTGCGCCGTGACGCCGTCGCCGTGGACGTGGCCCCCGACGGCCGGGCGGCACTGGACCGGCTGCGGTTCGGCGCGTACGACGTGATGATCCTCGACCGCGATCTGCCCGGGCTGCACGGCGACGAGGTGTGCCGGAAGGTCGTCGCGATGCGGCTGCTCACCCGGATTCTGATGCTCACCGCATCGGGGACCGTACGGGACCGGGTGGCCGGGCTCGGGATCGGCGCCGACGACTACCTGACCAAGCCGTTCGCGTACGACGAACTCCTCGCCCGGGTCCTCGCGCTCGGCCGCCGCGCCCGCCCCGCGCTCCCGCCCGTCCTGGAACGGGCGGGGCTGACCCTGGACACCGCCCGCCGCCAGGTCTGCCGCGACGGCCGTTACCTGTCCCTCTCCCGCAAGGAGTTCGCCGTGCTGGAAACCCTGCTGCGGGCCGAGGGCGCGGTCGTCAGCGGCGACGACCTGATCGAGGAGGTGTGGGAGGAGGACACCAGCTACCGCACCAACGCCGTCCGCGTCACCCTCTCCAAGCTCCGCGCCAAGCTCGGCGCGCCCCCGGTGATCGAGACGGTCCCGGGCGCCGGTTACCGCATCGGCGACGGGCCGCGGGCGGGTGGCGCCCGGTGAACAGCGAGCGCACCCGGCTCACCGCCCTGTACGGCGGGCTCCTGATGCTGGCCGGGGTCCTGCTGATGGGGCTCGTCTACCTGCTGGTCAGCGAGGGCCTGTACGCCAGCATCGTCACCGCCGTCGCCCCCGCCGTACCCGCGTCCCAGCTGGACGCGGCCTCCGCCGCCACTCCCACGCTGCCCTCGGGGGACTGGGCGCGGACCACCAGGCTCGAACCCGGCCAGATCGCCGTCGCGCAGAAGCTCAGCACCGCAGCCGGGGACGCCGCGCTCAACCAGCTCCTCACCGTCTCCGCGGTTTCCCTCGCCGGCTACTCGGCGCTCTCCGTCGCGCTCGCCTGGTGGATGGCGGGCCGGGTGCTGCGGCCGGTCGGCGTCATCACCGCCCGCGCCCGCCGGCTGTCCGGCAGCAACCTGCACGAGCGCATCGCGCTGAAGGCCCCGCGCGGTGAGCTGAAGGAGCTGGCCGACACCTTCGACGGGATGCTCGACCGGATCGAGGAGCTGGTCGCCGCCCGGCAGCGGTTCGCCGCCAACGCCGCCCACGAGCTGCGCACCCCGCTCGCCGTGCAGCGGGCCGCCGCCGAGATCGGCCTGGCCGACGACCCGCCGCCCGAGAAGGTCGCCTGGATTCGCGACAAGCTCATCGACACCGCCGACGACAGCGAGCAGCTCATCGAGGGCCTGCTGCTCCTCGCGGTCTCCGACGAGGGCCTGCGGCGGCGCGAACGGGTCGACCTGGGCACGGCCACGTCGACGGTCACCGAGGCGCTGGCGGCCGAGGCGAAGGAACGGTCCGTCACCGTCGAGGTGGAGGCCCGGCCGGTGAGTGTCGAGGGCGATCCGGTGCTGCTGGACCACCTCGTGCACAACCTGGTCGCCAACGCGCTGCGCCACAACCACCCCGGCGGGAGCGTACGGGTCCGGGTCGGGCCGGGCGGCCTGGAGGTCGCCAACACCGGCCCGGCCGTCGACCCGGCGACCGTGCCGCTGCTGTTCGAGCCGTTCCGTCGTGCGCGGGCCCGCCGCCATGCCCCCGGCGAGGGCGCGGGCCTCGGACTCTCCATCGTGGCATCGGTCGCCCGCGCGCACGGCGGCGCGGTGAGCGCCACGGCGAACCCGGGCGGGGGGCTCACGGCCCGGGTCACGTTCCCGACGGCGCACCGGTAGGCGGTGTACGGGACCTGAGGGGGGCGGTGTACCGGGCCTCAGCGGGCCGCGTACCGGACCTGAGCGGGAGGTGTACGGGGCCTCAGCGGGCCG
Encoded here:
- a CDS encoding response regulator transcription factor, whose amino-acid sequence is MRVLVVEDEEFLAEMIAEGLRRDAVAVDVAPDGRAALDRLRFGAYDVMILDRDLPGLHGDEVCRKVVAMRLLTRILMLTASGTVRDRVAGLGIGADDYLTKPFAYDELLARVLALGRRARPALPPVLERAGLTLDTARRQVCRDGRYLSLSRKEFAVLETLLRAEGAVVSGDDLIEEVWEEDTSYRTNAVRVTLSKLRAKLGAPPVIETVPGAGYRIGDGPRAGGAR
- a CDS encoding efflux RND transporter periplasmic adaptor subunit; this encodes MRRGRAAAAAVVVLAVAAGSLALTRLGSGEEGDGGARNTGLPPATAPVERGDLRDSAQADGMLGYDRERKVNAGAAGTMTWTPRTGSTVRRNERLYEVDGRPVRLMYGSGPMYRTLKPGDKGRDVEQLERNLAELGYTGFTPDDEYTELTAAAVKRWQKSHDAKRTGKVGPQDIAFAAGKVRIKSVEAGAGEQAQPGAPVLVTTGSERVVTFRLDVAESQLAKAGTKVTVDLPDGTTAPGKVSAVGRTAEPGDDPQDDSPKVTLTVSFDKPDDVGGFDQSPVTVSLTGETRKDVLTVPVNALLALPGGGFGLQVVRGGTVREVKVELGMFAEGRVEVSGGGLREGTKVGVPKI
- a CDS encoding sensor histidine kinase; this translates as MNSERTRLTALYGGLLMLAGVLLMGLVYLLVSEGLYASIVTAVAPAVPASQLDAASAATPTLPSGDWARTTRLEPGQIAVAQKLSTAAGDAALNQLLTVSAVSLAGYSALSVALAWWMAGRVLRPVGVITARARRLSGSNLHERIALKAPRGELKELADTFDGMLDRIEELVAARQRFAANAAHELRTPLAVQRAAAEIGLADDPPPEKVAWIRDKLIDTADDSEQLIEGLLLLAVSDEGLRRRERVDLGTATSTVTEALAAEAKERSVTVEVEARPVSVEGDPVLLDHLVHNLVANALRHNHPGGSVRVRVGPGGLEVANTGPAVDPATVPLLFEPFRRARARRHAPGEGAGLGLSIVASVARAHGGAVSATANPGGGLTARVTFPTAHR